In Salinarimonas sp., a genomic segment contains:
- a CDS encoding 5-formyltetrahydrofolate cyclo-ligase → MSTVSEGRWAGRNPDKDAVRAAAWARLAESGMGVGPLVSHIPNFVGADVAAWRLAQTPEWRVARTVKCNPDPPQIPVRLRALLDGKILYAPVPYLTKDFPYLRIDPARLLEKGVSFELAATSEGYLMHGERIGFEEVEPLDFCVVGSVAVGRGGGRTGKGAGFADLETGIFRALGTIGPATPLATTVHSVQLVPDEDVVLEPHDSPLDYIATEAELIATGNTDPRPAGVAWERVRPDQFEDIPFLAALRERMTGGAA, encoded by the coding sequence ATGAGCACCGTCTCCGAGGGCCGCTGGGCCGGCCGCAACCCGGACAAGGACGCGGTCCGCGCCGCCGCCTGGGCCCGCCTCGCCGAGAGCGGGATGGGGGTGGGCCCGCTCGTCTCCCACATCCCCAATTTCGTCGGCGCCGACGTCGCCGCCTGGCGTCTCGCCCAGACGCCGGAATGGCGGGTGGCGCGCACGGTGAAGTGCAATCCCGATCCGCCGCAGATCCCCGTGCGGCTGCGCGCGCTCCTCGACGGCAAGATCCTCTACGCGCCGGTGCCCTACCTGACGAAGGACTTCCCCTACCTGCGCATCGACCCGGCGCGCCTTCTCGAGAAGGGCGTCTCCTTCGAGCTCGCCGCCACCTCCGAGGGCTACCTCATGCACGGCGAGCGCATCGGCTTCGAGGAGGTCGAGCCCCTCGACTTCTGCGTCGTCGGCTCGGTGGCGGTGGGCCGCGGCGGCGGGCGCACCGGCAAGGGCGCGGGCTTCGCCGACCTCGAGACCGGCATCTTCCGCGCGCTCGGCACGATCGGCCCCGCGACGCCGCTCGCGACGACGGTGCATTCCGTCCAGCTCGTCCCGGACGAGGACGTGGTGCTGGAGCCTCACGACAGCCCTCTCGACTACATCGCCACCGAGGCCGAGCTGATCGCGACGGGAAACACGGATCCGCGCCCGGCGGGCGTCGCCTGGGAGCGGGTGCGGCCCGACCAGTTCGAAGACATCCCCTTCCTCGCCGCCCTGCGCGAGCGCATGACCGGAGGCGCGGCATGA